GACGAATATTCAGAAGGAATCTTTTGCTCGAGCTTCCTTCCTGTCGGTTCGACTAAATTACTCCTCCTTTACGAGATGTAATGATTCGTCACCGTTAATAACCATCTTTACTTCTTCCACCCACGATCATGATGATTAATCATTCACTGCTTCTTATCTCTCTAGATTGTGGATCTCAACCTGTAAAAAGGTCAGCCTTCAACCCTTTAGCATCATCCTCACAATTCTTAGTATTTCTAGAAATTTCTTTTCCAGTATAATGGTTAACCCATCAATCGTTCTCTCAGATTTGCAGGCTAGCCGATGTTCTTCAACCGTCAAGGTCTCTGATTTTGGAAAGCGAACACGGTGGAGAGCTGACGGATGTGGACATGTTCCTGCTAAGGTGGTTCTGTTTTTAAACAGTTTATGAGCTAAGAACAGGTCTGTGTCTAttgttgttcttttttttttgcatccaATATTAAAGATCTTAACT
This genomic stretch from Raphanus sativus cultivar WK10039 chromosome 3, ASM80110v3, whole genome shotgun sequence harbors:
- the LOC108846013 gene encoding uncharacterized protein LOC108846013 isoform X4; this translates as MLQPLAIPLMKLVWMKTSETESEGRLSTFIFNTLKHHHMDTAQNGARSGDLNNQIRRSKPTMEFQDFVGDEYSEGIFCSSFLPVGSTKLLLLYEILWISTCKKASRCSSTVKVSDFGKRTRWRADGCGHVPAKVVLFLNSL
- the LOC108846013 gene encoding uncharacterized protein LOC108846013 isoform X5; its protein translation is MLQPLAIPLMKLVWMKTSETESEGRLSTFIFNTLKHHHMDTAQNGARSGDLNNQIRRSKPTMEFQDFVGDEYSEGIFCSSFLPVGSTKLLLLYEILWISTCKKICRLADVLQPSRSLILESEHGGELTDVDMFLLRWFCF